From Candidatus Obscuribacterales bacterium, a single genomic window includes:
- a CDS encoding M23 family metallopeptidase: MSASFYSLPKRKCDAQGCGWYDAPRGNRKHKGIDLMCNPGTAICSPVNGTVTKLGWPYAGNREIRYVEVTAGNYKYRVFYVRPHVELDDYVTVHDVLGGSQELDSMADGGTQHVHFEIMNGNDYIDPTPLYETIRGMRGYL; this comes from the coding sequence ATGAGCGCATCATTTTACTCTCTGCCAAAGCGCAAGTGTGACGCCCAAGGCTGCGGCTGGTATGACGCCCCGAGGGGCAACAGGAAGCACAAGGGCATTGACTTAATGTGCAACCCTGGCACGGCCATATGCTCGCCGGTCAATGGCACTGTGACCAAGCTAGGTTGGCCGTATGCTGGCAACCGCGAGATTCGCTATGTGGAAGTCACGGCGGGCAACTACAAGTATCGAGTCTTCTACGTTCGCCCCCACGTTGAGCTAGATGATTACGTAACGGTTCATGATGTCTTGGGTGGCTCCCAGGAACTGGACAGCATGGCCGATGGCGGCACTCAGCATGTGCATTTTGAGATTATGAACGGCAATGATTACATTGACCCAACGCCACTTTATGAAACCATCAGAGGAATGAGGGGCTACCTGTGA